A genomic window from Cucumis melo cultivar AY chromosome 8, USDA_Cmelo_AY_1.0, whole genome shotgun sequence includes:
- the LOC103500821 gene encoding heavy metal-associated isoprenylated plant protein 6-like isoform X2 — protein MGEKVLEAPKNNDGEKKPADAGQKKDDGAVTAVFKIDMHCDGCAKKVKRVVKHLDGVSDVKADPSSNKLTVTGKVDPAVIKTKLEQKTKKKIEIVSPQPKKEGGGDKKPDEKTEKKTDEKAEKKTDEKGEKKADGKSEKKSDEKAEKKPEEKKSEDKKAKESTVVLKMRLHCEGCIQKIRKALIKFKGVNEISVDAQKDLITVKGTIEGKDLQSYLKDKFNRSVEVIPPKKEEPAAGGEKKEKEAGGGGGEKKDNDGKPAAASSGGDGGGAKVEVVNKYEYSGFSYPPSTFYYDAPSHSHTHQYSYAMEAQPSYPVYGFANSSGYYANPNYVQQGYSTPMNDHTQMFSDENPNAACSVM, from the exons ATGGGTGAG AAAGTCCTTGAAGCTCCTAAGAATAATGACGGGGAGAAGAAGCCCGCCGATGCCGGtcagaagaaagacgatggtgCAGTCACTGCCGTTTTTAAGATCGATATGCATTGTGACGGTTGTGCTAAGAAAGTTAAACGAGTTGTGAAGCATTTGGATG GTGTGAGTGACGTGAAAGCGGATCCTTCATCCAATAAACTCACCGTTACCGGTAAAGTAGACCCTGCCGTAATCAAAACGAAACTGGAGCAGAAGACGAAAAAGAAAATCGAAATCGTCTCTCCTCAGCCTAAGAAAGAGGGTGGTGGCGATAAGAAACCGGACGAAAAAACCGAGAAGAAGACCGACGAAAAAGCAGAGAAAAAGACTGATGAAAAAGGAGAGAAGAAAGCCGACGGAAAGTCAGAAAAGAAATCTGACGAAAAAGCCGAGAAGAAGCCTGAAGAAAAAAAGTCCGAAGACAAAAAAGCAAAAGAg AGCACTGTGGTTTTAAAGATGCGATTACATTGCGAAGGTTGCATTCAAAAGATCAGGAAGGCACTCATCAAATTCAAAG GAGTCAATGAGATTTCAGTAGACGCTCAGAAAGATTTGATTACAGTAAAAGGCACCATAGAAGGAAAAGACCTTCAAAGCTACCTCAAAGACAAGTTCAACAGATCCGTCGAAGTAATTCCTCCCAAGAAAGAAGAACCCGCCGCTGGAGgcgagaagaaagaaaaggaagccGGAGGCGGCGGTGGTGAGAAGAAAGATAACGACGGAAAACCCGCCGCCGCCTCCAGCGGTGGAGACGGCGGTGGCGCAAAAGTAGAGGTAGTGAACAAGTACGAGTATAGCGGTTTCTCATATCCGCCTTCGACATTTTATTACGACGCTCCATCTCATTCTCACACTCATCAGTATAGTTACGCCATGGAAGCTCAGCCGAGCTATCCAGTCTATGGCTTCGCAAATTCCAGCGGCTACTACGCAAATCCAAACTACGTTCAGCAAGGTTACTCCACGCCGATGAACGATCATACTCAAATGTTCAGCGACGAGAATCCAAATGCTGCTTGTTCCGTCATGTGA
- the LOC103500821 gene encoding heavy metal-associated isoprenylated plant protein 6-like isoform X1, which translates to MNQHTYIHERHIIHSSFCYKYPFHSLFPLSKQTDFIDRLKHNKWKVLEAPKNNDGEKKPADAGQKKDDGAVTAVFKIDMHCDGCAKKVKRVVKHLDGVSDVKADPSSNKLTVTGKVDPAVIKTKLEQKTKKKIEIVSPQPKKEGGGDKKPDEKTEKKTDEKAEKKTDEKGEKKADGKSEKKSDEKAEKKPEEKKSEDKKAKESTVVLKMRLHCEGCIQKIRKALIKFKGVNEISVDAQKDLITVKGTIEGKDLQSYLKDKFNRSVEVIPPKKEEPAAGGEKKEKEAGGGGGEKKDNDGKPAAASSGGDGGGAKVEVVNKYEYSGFSYPPSTFYYDAPSHSHTHQYSYAMEAQPSYPVYGFANSSGYYANPNYVQQGYSTPMNDHTQMFSDENPNAACSVM; encoded by the exons ATGAAccaacatacatacatacatgaaCGCCACATCATACATTCAAGCTTTTGTTATAAATACCCATTTCATTCCCTTTTCCCTCTCTCCAAGCAAACCGACTTCATAGATAGACTTAAACATAACAAATGG AAAGTCCTTGAAGCTCCTAAGAATAATGACGGGGAGAAGAAGCCCGCCGATGCCGGtcagaagaaagacgatggtgCAGTCACTGCCGTTTTTAAGATCGATATGCATTGTGACGGTTGTGCTAAGAAAGTTAAACGAGTTGTGAAGCATTTGGATG GTGTGAGTGACGTGAAAGCGGATCCTTCATCCAATAAACTCACCGTTACCGGTAAAGTAGACCCTGCCGTAATCAAAACGAAACTGGAGCAGAAGACGAAAAAGAAAATCGAAATCGTCTCTCCTCAGCCTAAGAAAGAGGGTGGTGGCGATAAGAAACCGGACGAAAAAACCGAGAAGAAGACCGACGAAAAAGCAGAGAAAAAGACTGATGAAAAAGGAGAGAAGAAAGCCGACGGAAAGTCAGAAAAGAAATCTGACGAAAAAGCCGAGAAGAAGCCTGAAGAAAAAAAGTCCGAAGACAAAAAAGCAAAAGAg AGCACTGTGGTTTTAAAGATGCGATTACATTGCGAAGGTTGCATTCAAAAGATCAGGAAGGCACTCATCAAATTCAAAG GAGTCAATGAGATTTCAGTAGACGCTCAGAAAGATTTGATTACAGTAAAAGGCACCATAGAAGGAAAAGACCTTCAAAGCTACCTCAAAGACAAGTTCAACAGATCCGTCGAAGTAATTCCTCCCAAGAAAGAAGAACCCGCCGCTGGAGgcgagaagaaagaaaaggaagccGGAGGCGGCGGTGGTGAGAAGAAAGATAACGACGGAAAACCCGCCGCCGCCTCCAGCGGTGGAGACGGCGGTGGCGCAAAAGTAGAGGTAGTGAACAAGTACGAGTATAGCGGTTTCTCATATCCGCCTTCGACATTTTATTACGACGCTCCATCTCATTCTCACACTCATCAGTATAGTTACGCCATGGAAGCTCAGCCGAGCTATCCAGTCTATGGCTTCGCAAATTCCAGCGGCTACTACGCAAATCCAAACTACGTTCAGCAAGGTTACTCCACGCCGATGAACGATCATACTCAAATGTTCAGCGACGAGAATCCAAATGCTGCTTGTTCCGTCATGTGA
- the LOC103500820 gene encoding uncharacterized protein LOC103500820 → MASASSSSSAAFAVGPLIRNRSTRFLPCRNLHHKWSFKDAGSHSRLSLFNYYNSSPLLPSLPIRHRLLLPHPPLHLLLRSRSPSFRYPLPLMASTVPHQAGPETPQSNPTKTVRVVIKGRVQGVFYRDWTVENATELGLKGWVRNRRDGSVEALFSGRPESVTEMEQRCRRGPPAAMVTGFQVFPSSDDPGPGFERLRTA, encoded by the exons atgGCATCGGCATCTTCATCATCGTCAGCGGCTTTTGCAGTCGGTCCTCTGATTCGCAATCGCTCTACCAGATTCCTTCCATGTCGAAACCTTCACCATAAATGGAGCTTCAAAGATGCTGGTTCTCATTCTCGACTCTCCCTTTTCAATTATTATAACTCTTCTcctcttcttccttctcttccGATTCGccatcgtcttcttcttcctcatcctCCTCTTCATCTTCTGCTCCGATCTCGTTCACCTTCTTTTCGATATCCTTTGCCATTAATGGCCTCCACAGTTCCTCATCAAGCTGGTCCGGAGACTCCTCAGTCTAATCCCACGAAAACG GTTAGGGTTGTGATTAAGGGTAGGGTTCAGGGAGTGTTCTATCGGGATTGGACGGTGGAGAATGCTACTGAGTTAGGGTTAAAAGGATGGGTGCGGAATCGGAGGGATGGATCCGTTGAGGCGCTTTTCTCGGGCCGCCCTGAATCGGTGACAGAAATGGAGCAACGGTGTCGTCGTGGTCCGCCGGCGGCGATGGTGACCGGATTTCAGGTATTTCCTAGCTCCGATGACCCAGGACCCGGGTTTGAGCGCTTACGAACCGCGTGA